Proteins from a single region of Bdellovibrio bacteriovorus HD100:
- the rsmI gene encoding 16S rRNA (cytidine(1402)-2'-O)-methyltransferase, which translates to MLYVVATPIGDVSEISLRALEILKNCDVVICESTKEASKLLRAHGITGKSYEVLDEHSTPEDKAALVPLCAEKTVALVSDCGTPGFCDPGADLVRLCRQKNVPVKSVLGASALMGLLSLSGQRIDEFVFRGFLPAENEARARALKDLTKEKRAIILMDTPYRLKKTLNDMKEHFAQRRFLLTMNLSQEEEIVLEGPIDKLIGGLKADKAEFMLLVYPV; encoded by the coding sequence ATGCTTTACGTGGTGGCCACCCCCATTGGCGATGTCAGTGAAATTTCCCTGCGCGCCCTTGAAATCCTGAAAAACTGCGACGTGGTGATTTGTGAAAGCACGAAAGAGGCTTCCAAGCTTCTGCGTGCCCATGGCATCACGGGCAAATCCTACGAAGTTCTGGATGAACATTCCACCCCTGAAGACAAAGCCGCGCTGGTTCCACTGTGTGCGGAAAAAACCGTGGCCCTGGTTTCTGACTGCGGAACTCCTGGGTTCTGCGATCCGGGGGCGGACCTGGTGCGCCTGTGCCGCCAGAAAAATGTGCCGGTGAAATCCGTGTTGGGCGCATCCGCCCTGATGGGATTGCTGTCTTTAAGCGGTCAGCGCATTGATGAATTCGTGTTTCGCGGCTTCCTGCCGGCTGAAAACGAAGCCCGCGCCCGTGCCTTGAAAGATCTGACCAAAGAAAAGCGCGCCATCATTCTGATGGACACTCCGTACCGCCTGAAAAAAACCCTGAACGACATGAAAGAGCACTTTGCTCAACGTCGCTTCCTGTTGACCATGAATCTGTCCCAGGAAGAAGAGATCGTCCTGGAAGGTCCGATTGACAAACTGATCGGCGGCCTGAAAGCCGACAAGGCCGAGTTCATGCTGCTGGTGTATCCGGTCTGA
- the hrpB gene encoding ATP-dependent helicase HrpB: protein MSQELLLPIDSFVPEIQSLLKNGQNLVITAAPGAGKTTRLPPALLQVTSKKVIVLEPRRMAAIAAAHRIAEEQGWQVGEEIGYQVRFANKTSNKTRLVFMTEALLARQMIDDPELSDVELVILDEFHERSMHVDLALGLLRELQELGRDIKILVMSATLEAEKIASYLGDCPIVSVPGKLFELDVRYQKGSQQLQTFPQFFDAVAQTVKDAQLQTRHDILVFLPGVGEIDRAKDALQSWADSKNIELVPLHGSLNLEDQRRALKKTSQQRVILSTNIAESSVTIDGVNTVIDSGLAKNMKQDHRTGFSRLELGRISLSSAIQRSGRAARQFPGVAYRMWNKMDELSFGKSEVAEIQRVDLTESLLFLSAQGVTDFDSFSWFEKPQKVAIENALRYLRISGAVDDNNKITALGRKILHFPLPVRLAKLMLVGMDLGAIELASEMAALLQERDILRRESVASFLGDNLECDLSARLEVLHQFRQNKKAPAGSAYFSLQTVDQAARQIQELAKRLQKSSDTPTAALKKDQQLALTKKILLTAYADRLCRRRGKTERALMVGGRGVKLQNETLVKNSEFFAALNGVEGSSDAETMVSLACGAEKDFVLDHFRNDIVKTRDVSFVEEKGQFFTREYRSLYGLPLEEPSLSPASATEVSEKLPQILADKFDLVLKTNEALSHWWERLQFLQQQEELNLDIEKLKVEAFTQACMGESKMQAVMEKDLCFFFESVLPPETANTLRREIPDRIEVPSGSKIRVIYPSDKPPYLEVRIQEVFGLMQTPKVYKQTIPITLHLLGPNFRPVQVTSNLESFWKNGYPEVRKELRIKYPKHQWPEDPADGIPEAKGRRRH, encoded by the coding sequence ATGAGTCAGGAACTGCTGCTTCCCATTGACAGTTTCGTCCCCGAGATTCAGAGCCTTCTGAAAAATGGCCAGAATCTTGTCATCACCGCAGCGCCGGGTGCCGGTAAGACCACCCGTCTACCTCCGGCCCTGCTGCAGGTGACTTCCAAAAAAGTCATCGTGCTTGAACCGCGCCGTATGGCGGCCATCGCTGCTGCCCACCGAATCGCCGAAGAACAAGGCTGGCAGGTCGGTGAAGAGATCGGCTATCAAGTTCGCTTTGCCAATAAAACTTCGAATAAGACGCGTTTGGTTTTTATGACCGAAGCACTGCTGGCGCGCCAGATGATCGACGACCCGGAGCTTTCCGATGTCGAACTGGTGATTCTGGATGAATTCCATGAACGCTCCATGCACGTGGATCTGGCTTTGGGCCTTTTGCGTGAACTGCAGGAGCTGGGCCGTGATATCAAAATACTGGTGATGTCCGCGACCCTGGAAGCCGAAAAAATCGCCAGCTATCTGGGCGACTGCCCGATTGTCAGTGTGCCGGGAAAATTGTTTGAGCTGGACGTACGCTATCAAAAGGGATCTCAGCAACTGCAAACCTTTCCGCAGTTCTTTGATGCCGTTGCGCAAACTGTGAAAGACGCCCAACTGCAAACTCGTCACGACATTCTGGTGTTCTTGCCGGGCGTGGGTGAAATTGACCGCGCCAAAGATGCTTTGCAAAGCTGGGCCGACAGCAAAAACATCGAACTGGTTCCACTGCATGGGTCCTTGAATCTGGAAGACCAGCGACGTGCCTTGAAAAAGACCTCACAACAACGGGTGATCCTGTCCACCAATATTGCGGAATCCTCGGTCACCATTGACGGCGTGAACACAGTTATCGATTCCGGCCTTGCCAAAAACATGAAGCAGGATCACCGCACCGGTTTTTCCCGCCTGGAGCTGGGACGTATCAGTCTGTCCAGCGCCATTCAGCGTTCCGGCCGGGCCGCCCGTCAATTCCCGGGTGTCGCATATCGCATGTGGAATAAAATGGATGAGCTGTCCTTCGGTAAAAGCGAAGTGGCTGAAATCCAGCGCGTGGACCTGACAGAAAGTTTGTTGTTCCTAAGTGCTCAAGGTGTCACTGATTTTGATTCTTTCAGCTGGTTTGAAAAACCTCAGAAAGTGGCCATTGAAAACGCCCTTCGATACCTGCGCATTTCCGGCGCCGTGGACGACAACAACAAAATCACAGCTTTGGGTCGCAAGATCCTGCACTTCCCACTGCCCGTGCGTCTGGCAAAACTGATGCTGGTGGGAATGGATCTGGGCGCCATTGAATTGGCGTCAGAGATGGCCGCCTTGCTGCAAGAGCGTGACATCCTCAGACGTGAATCCGTCGCTTCCTTCCTGGGTGACAATCTGGAATGCGACCTGAGTGCGCGTCTGGAGGTTTTGCATCAGTTCCGCCAAAACAAAAAGGCCCCTGCAGGCAGTGCCTATTTCTCTTTGCAAACTGTGGATCAGGCGGCTCGCCAGATTCAGGAACTGGCCAAGCGACTGCAAAAGTCCTCGGACACCCCGACAGCAGCTCTTAAGAAAGACCAGCAGCTGGCACTGACTAAGAAAATACTGCTGACGGCTTATGCTGATCGCCTGTGTCGACGACGTGGCAAAACCGAACGCGCCCTGATGGTCGGCGGTCGCGGCGTGAAGCTGCAAAATGAAACTCTGGTGAAAAATTCGGAATTCTTCGCCGCTCTGAATGGCGTGGAAGGCAGTTCCGACGCGGAAACCATGGTCAGCCTGGCCTGCGGTGCTGAAAAAGATTTTGTCTTGGATCATTTCCGCAATGACATTGTGAAAACCCGCGATGTGTCCTTTGTCGAAGAAAAAGGTCAGTTCTTCACCCGCGAATACCGATCCCTGTACGGTCTGCCCCTGGAAGAACCTTCACTGAGCCCCGCCTCCGCAACCGAAGTTTCTGAAAAACTGCCGCAGATTCTGGCCGACAAATTTGATCTGGTTTTAAAAACCAACGAAGCCCTGTCACACTGGTGGGAACGCCTGCAGTTCCTGCAACAGCAAGAGGAGCTGAATCTTGATATCGAAAAGCTGAAGGTTGAAGCCTTCACGCAAGCCTGCATGGGCGAAAGCAAAATGCAGGCGGTGATGGAAAAAGATCTTTGTTTCTTCTTTGAAAGTGTTCTGCCACCGGAAACCGCAAACACCCTGCGCCGGGAAATCCCTGACCGTATTGAAGTTCCCAGCGGCAGCAAAATCCGTGTGATTTATCCTTCCGACAAACCACCGTATCTGGAAGTGCGCATTCAGGAAGTCTTCGGCCTGATGCAGACACCGAAGGTCTACAAACAGACGATTCCCATCACCTTGCATTTGCTGGGACCGAATTTCCGTCCGGTGCAGGTGACTTCAAATCTGGAAAGTTTCTGGAAGAATGGTTACCCGGAAGTGCGCAAAGAACTGCGTATCAAGTATCCGAAGCACCAATGGCCCGAAGACCCGGCCGACGGAATCCCCGAAGCCAAAGGCCGCCGCCGCCACTAA
- the rpsD gene encoding 30S ribosomal protein S4: MNRQGKTPRFKRQRRLLTELPGMGKAGALERRPYPPGQHGLQRRKYSEFALQLEEKQKLRFHYGLREEQFRRLINKAKKSKATNWVEALVNLLEKRLDNVVFRLGFASSIPAARQLVSHGKVLVNGKKVNIGSQIIKVGDKITLKDEAYQNQVYMAAKQAPRLPLPSFMAKEDVAGKEQGRLTDEPNLEAVPFAFEPGLVIGYYSMRG, encoded by the coding sequence ATGAACAGACAAGGTAAAACGCCACGTTTTAAAAGACAGAGAAGACTTTTGACCGAACTTCCCGGTATGGGGAAGGCGGGCGCTCTTGAAAGACGCCCCTATCCTCCAGGTCAGCACGGCTTGCAACGCCGAAAGTACTCTGAATTCGCTTTGCAACTTGAGGAAAAACAAAAGTTGAGATTCCACTATGGTCTGCGCGAGGAGCAGTTCCGTCGTTTGATCAACAAGGCCAAAAAATCCAAAGCTACCAACTGGGTTGAAGCTTTGGTCAACTTGCTGGAAAAACGCCTGGACAACGTGGTATTCCGCCTGGGCTTCGCCAGCAGCATTCCTGCGGCAAGACAGTTGGTATCTCATGGCAAGGTTCTTGTGAACGGCAAGAAAGTGAACATCGGCTCGCAGATCATCAAAGTGGGCGACAAGATCACTTTGAAAGATGAAGCCTATCAGAATCAGGTTTACATGGCTGCGAAACAAGCTCCACGTCTGCCTTTGCCATCATTCATGGCTAAAGAAGATGTGGCGGGTAAAGAGCAAGGCCGTTTGACTGATGAACCAAATCTTGAAGCGGTTCCGTTCGCGTTCGAGCCGGGTTTGGTCATCGGTTACTACTCAATGAGGGGCTAA